A region of the Oceanispirochaeta sp. genome:
TCCGTGGCATGAAGGTGATTTTTGATGAGTACCGTCAGAATCTGCTGAGGTTGGCAGAATATAAACCAGACCGAACCCATGCCTCCGGCGACAAGGGAGAGAAACAGGGAGCGTTCGAGCCGGACTGATCCGATGCGTTTTCCTTGGTAGTCAATCAATATTCATATCCTCCTGGGAAAGTTCTGTTGATGTGATCAAAGAGTTATTTCCAGGGGAGACGGGCAAAATATTTTTTGGCTTCGTCTGCATCCTCTACTTCCACTTCCATCACCATCTCATCCATCAATTCTATAGGAATTTCCAGCAAAAAAGGGGAGGGGCCGGAATCGATCATTTCCCTCATCTGTTTCCGCTTCAAACAGGACGTAATGAATAGTTTTTTACGAGCTCTCGTGATGGCCACATAAAAGAGGCGCCGTTCTTCTTCCATGTTCTTAGGATCTTCGGCTATCGCCCTGGCATGGGGGATGATGTCTCTTTCCACCCCGGCCAGAAACACAACATCAAATTCAAGACCCTTTGATGCATGAATCGTCATTAAATTTACTTTTCCCGCATCTTCCTCATCCATTTCATCCCTAGTGACCAGAGTGATCCGGTTCAGCCATTTCTGCAGACTGGGATTCAGGTTATCCGGGTTCTTTTCCCAGCGGGACATAAACTCAATGAACAGGACAACGTTGTCATATTTCCACTTGGCCACTTTGTCATTATTGGAGTGTTCATGAAGCAGAAAGTCCCAGTATCCAATCTCCTCTACCAGTTCCTGTGCCGTCGCTGCCAGGGCCTTTGACTCGGTAAAACGCTCTTTGAAGTCTTCGATGATCTCCATAAAATCAGCCAGTCCACCCCGGAGCTGAGAGCTTATTCCCGAATCCGCGGCAAAGAGAAGAGCCGTGAGGGAGGAGTACATGGATTCTCCTCTGTCCTGGGCAAGATTAACCAGCGTTTCCAATGCCTTTTTTCCAACACCCCTCCTGGGAGTATTGATGATCCGCATCAAGTTCACATCATCATCAGGATTATTGATCACTCTGAAGTAGGCAATGATATCCCTGATTTCCGCTCTTTGAAAGAAACTGGTTCCCCCCGACATGGAGTAAGGAATATTATGATTCAACAGGGCGTCTTCAATAGCCTTAGAGAGGCTGTTGGTGCGGATCAATATACCGAATTGATCGTATTTCATGTGATCCTGCATCCGCAGGGAAGCGATGGTGGAGGCAATAAACTCAGCTTCAACCCTGTCGTCTTCGGGCAGGCAGTGTTTGATGGTCATTTCATTATGGGATAACTCTGTCCAGAGTTCTTTCAGCTTTCTATTCGCATTATTGGCAATAACCGCATTGGCCGCCTTGAGGATTGTCCCGGTAGAACGGTAATTCCGTTCCAGCTTGATTTCCATAAGTTCGGGGAAGTCTGTTTCAAATTGAAGGATGTTCCCAAAGTTGGCTCCTCTCCAGGAATAGATGGATTGATCGTCATCTCCTACACAGCAGATATTTCTGTATTTTGAAGACAGGAGCTGGAGCATTTTATATTGAATTGTTGAGGTATCCTGAAACTCATCTACCATGATATAGCGGAACTTCTCCTGATACTTGTCAAGAATATCCGGACTTTTTTCCAGCAGACGGATGGGTTTCACTATAAGATCATCAAAATCTACGGCGTTGTAGATTCTCATGTGGTCTTCATACTCCAAATATAAGGGCTTGTGCTGGTCGTTGCTGTTGTCCCAGGCTAAGCGTTCCGTCTTGATGGATGAAAACAGATTTCCCAACTCCATCAGCTCTGGATATTCATATTTGAGTTTCAGTTCCCGGGCGGCTTCTTTCAGGCAGGAGATTTTATCATTAGTATCATAGATGGAAAAATTGGGACGAAAGCCCATTTCTTTATAATGTTCTCTTAAAACCTTCACACCAAAAGCATGAAAAGTAGACAGGGTCAGATTGGTCAGTTTTTTTCCTGTAATCTTTCTGACTCTCTCTTCCATTTCACTGGCAGCCTTATTTGTAAAAGTGAGTGCCAAAATATTGGACTGAGGTATCCCATGAGCCAGCATATTGGCTATTCTGCTTGTAATCACACCGGTTTTACCGCTGCCTGCCCCGGCAATGATAAGCAGCGCGCCGTTTAAAGTATCGACGGCAAGCTTCTGTTCCGGGTTAAGTTGGATTGAGTTTAAATTCATGTCAGGAAATCCTTAATGATGAGAAAATGTTGTCTTTAGTGTACTTCTTTTATGAATAAAGAAAAGGCACCATGACCAAAAATCATGATACTTGTCACAATCGTTCCTGAAATAATAACACCGATAAGAACACACAAAATTGTCTTCCTTCTGGAGAGGCCCAGAATCCAGGCCCCCAGGGTTCCTGTGTAGGCTCCCGTGATGGGAAGGGGGATCGCAACAAAGAGGATAATGCCCAGATAACCGTATTTCTCTACCTTTTCATGGAGTTTATGACGGGCATTCTCAATAATCTTATCAAAGAGACGGGCGTAAAGAGACCATTTATAAAAGAGTTTATGAAATGTTGCCAGAAAGACATACACAAGAGGGGCTACCAGGGCATTGAGAAAGACACAGACAGGCCAGGCTACATAGAAGGGTATTCCCTGAGTCATTGCATAGGGAATGGCACCTCGTAACTCAGAAATAGGTAGAAGTGATAGTAATACTGTCCAGGACCATACTTGTGCTGACATGGGAGCTCCTAAAATGGATTTCTTTCAACGAAGCATCCACTCTTTTGATTTTTTTTTCAAGAGAATCGGCATCAAATTTTAAACTGAATATTTGTTGAAAATACTGATTTTCCAATACAGAAAATTCAAAGTATACTTAAATCTGTTTTTCATAAAAAAAAATGCAGGGAGTATCACTATGACAAATCAGGAATTTCTGGATTTTATCAAAAACCCCGTAGCTGCAGACGGAGCCTGGGGGACTGAGCTGCTGAAAGCCGGACTGGATCAGGGGGATGCTCCTGAAGTCTGGAATCTGGAAAATCCCGGGAAGATCCAGGAGATTGCAGCTTCCTATGCCCGGGCCGGCAGCCGGATCATACTCACCAATACATTCGGAGCTAATTCCCTCAAACTGCAGCACCGCGGTATGGAAGAAAAAATGGCCCTCATCAATAGAGAGGGCGCCCGTCTGACCCGGGAGGCCGGGGGCGGCTCTTATATAACAGCAGGAGATATGGGACCAACCGGGCGTATGGTCTTTATGGATGAAGTCTCGGAAGAGGAAGTGGAAGAGGTCTTTTTTTCACAGAGTGAAGCCTTGAAAGAGGGAGGAGCTGATATTCTGCTTCTGGAAACTTTCACCGATCTTATCGAACTCACGGCGGCTCTCAAAGGAGCCTACCGTACAGGCTTACCCGTGGTCTGTACTCTGACCTATGATTTGATGCCAGACGGTTCCTTCCGGACTGTTATGGGCCATGCTCCCGAAGAAGTTATACCAGTTTTGGAAGAACATGGTGCGGCCGCAGTCGGTGCGAATTGCGGGGCTGGAATTGATCAGTATGTAGAACTGGCATCCAGAATCTGCTCTCTCTCCCGTCTGCCTGTGTGGATAAAGGCGAATGCCGGGCTTCCTGTTCTGAAAAACAATAAGGTTGTCTATCCCATGGGTGCCGATGAATATGCGTCCCATGTGAAGGCTCTTTTGAAGGCCGGTGTTGTCGTGGTGGGAGGATGCTGCGGCACCGGCCCTGAGCATATCAGAGGGATCGTTGGAGAGATTGAGAAATATAGAATCTGAAAATCAGGGAAGAGGGATCTGGTAGCGTGAAAGATCCCTTAAAAATGATTCCATGATCTGAAATGACTTCAGGTCCAGTGTCCCCACCTTGTCTTCCGGGCTATGATTGATCTGCCAGCTGGCAGGGAGGGAGCGTATTGATTTCTTAATATTTTCCACAGTTTCTATTTTTTTCCCCGGCAGCTGTGACGGTGTATTCTTTTTCCACTCCTGGGCTTCTTTCCAGGGGAGCAGGGATATTTGAAGAGCCGTCAGACCCTGGAGAAGAAATCCAAGGTCGTCGGAACAGAGATCATTGATATCCATGTCTTCACGGCGGCTGTACCGGTGTAGAAGATCCTTCAGAGATTCATAAATATAATTGACCCGGCTCAGATTGATGCCGGGAAGTTTCCCCGCGGTCCGACCCCAGATCAGAGTATCGCCGATTCCGCACATATCAAGAACAATGAATAGATCCTTATCTCTATAGCTGTCCGGCCAGAGTTCTGCCAGCTGCCAGGCACCCTGATCATGGATGGAGTTCCCCTCCAGGAGCTCTTCTTTATCAGTAAATAGTATCAGGGTGTTATGGGAATAATCCGCCTTGATCAGAAGATCGATGTGCTTGAGCAGCATAAACACGGCGGCACTGTTATCGTTAGCCCCCGGACTACCGGGCACTCTATCGTAATGGGCCACCAGAATCTTCCGGCAATGGTCTTGTAAAAATGGTTTACTTCCCCGTGTTGAGACCAAGATGTGTTTACCACCGCCTGAAAGGACATCAAAGGGAATCTCCTTCCATTCCAAAAGGGTTGTGAGAAAGAGAAAACGGTCACATTCCAGGTCACAGAACCGTCGGAGCAGCTCATCAAAACTGTTTTTCAATCAGAACCTGCCTATTCGGATGGCGTCTACAGGACAGACTTCATGGCAGCAGTAGCATCGGATACAGGAGTGATAGTCAATATTGATTTTTTTCCCGGGATTGTCCTTGAGGGCGGTCAACGCATCTGCCGGGCAGATTTCAATACAATTTTGACAGAGGATACAGGGGGAGGCTTTAAAGAAGGGACGGGGGATGTAGATATTTTTCAAGGTATTATAAACTACGGCAGGTACGGCCTTTTTAAAAAATCCAGTGTCCTTAAGAATATGAATCCGTTTAAAGTCTTTAATTTTAAGTGTATCAGGATGCAGTGCGGGGTATTCAATGGTCATTTCTTTTGATAACCATTCGCCGCGATTCATAATTTCATGCAATATGGGAATGGAGGAAACTTTATAGCCCATTATATCGGCAGCCGTCCAGTCCAGAGCCGCCGCGTTATCCGAACCCAGGATCAGGCCTGTCTGTCTGGGATATCCATTCCCAGGACCGGGACCTTCCATGGAGACAATCCCGTCCATCAGAGAATAGGCCGGCCTCACTGTATCAAAAAGGTCTACAATCATAGAAGCAAAATCTTCCTTTTCCGGAAAGTTCATATGAAACCGAGATTTTTTAAGACCGGGAATCAAGCCGAACAAATTTTTGACTGCCCCTGTGAAGTACATCATTTTATGAGTCTTCATTTTGGGAAGAGAGATGATGATATCCACTTCCTGAGAGATGGAAGCCAGGGAAAACTGTTTCTGTTTTTTTCCTGAGGGACAGGGAACCCTGGTGACCTCCCGAAATACAGTCCATTCCGCCCCTTCTGCTTCCGCAACCTCTTTGATACCGCTCTTTTTTCCAGCGATATCGGCAGAACCGACACCCGGAGAATCTCCCACGACGATGCGGGCAGCTCCCCGGATCTTCAGTATCCTGATAACGGCTCTTATAAACTCAGGGTGGGTTGTGACGGCTTTGTCCGGTTCTGATCCTGAGAGCATATTAGGCTTCAGCAGAACTGACTTGTGAAAGACATCCGGGAACGAAGTGGACTGGATTATACTTTCTATCTGATCCTGAATCATACAGGCATCATATGCGGGGCAGGAGACGACGGCTACAACGGGGTTCATCATAACAGCATTATCGGC
Encoded here:
- a CDS encoding ATP-dependent helicase, with product MNLNSIQLNPEQKLAVDTLNGALLIIAGAGSGKTGVITSRIANMLAHGIPQSNILALTFTNKAASEMEERVRKITGKKLTNLTLSTFHAFGVKVLREHYKEMGFRPNFSIYDTNDKISCLKEAARELKLKYEYPELMELGNLFSSIKTERLAWDNSNDQHKPLYLEYEDHMRIYNAVDFDDLIVKPIRLLEKSPDILDKYQEKFRYIMVDEFQDTSTIQYKMLQLLSSKYRNICCVGDDDQSIYSWRGANFGNILQFETDFPELMEIKLERNYRSTGTILKAANAVIANNANRKLKELWTELSHNEMTIKHCLPEDDRVEAEFIASTIASLRMQDHMKYDQFGILIRTNSLSKAIEDALLNHNIPYSMSGGTSFFQRAEIRDIIAYFRVINNPDDDVNLMRIINTPRRGVGKKALETLVNLAQDRGESMYSSLTALLFAADSGISSQLRGGLADFMEIIEDFKERFTESKALAATAQELVEEIGYWDFLLHEHSNNDKVAKWKYDNVVLFIEFMSRWEKNPDNLNPSLQKWLNRITLVTRDEMDEEDAGKVNLMTIHASKGLEFDVVFLAGVERDIIPHARAIAEDPKNMEEERRLFYVAITRARKKLFITSCLKRKQMREMIDSGPSPFLLEIPIELMDEMVMEVEVEDADEAKKYFARLPWK
- a CDS encoding small multi-drug export protein, coding for MSAQVWSWTVLLSLLPISELRGAIPYAMTQGIPFYVAWPVCVFLNALVAPLVYVFLATFHKLFYKWSLYARLFDKIIENARHKLHEKVEKYGYLGIILFVAIPLPITGAYTGTLGAWILGLSRRKTILCVLIGVIISGTIVTSIMIFGHGAFSLFIKEVH
- a CDS encoding DUF362 domain-containing protein — translated: MIQDQIESIIQSTSFPDVFHKSVLLKPNMLSGSEPDKAVTTHPEFIRAVIRILKIRGAARIVVGDSPGVGSADIAGKKSGIKEVAEAEGAEWTVFREVTRVPCPSGKKQKQFSLASISQEVDIIISLPKMKTHKMMYFTGAVKNLFGLIPGLKKSRFHMNFPEKEDFASMIVDLFDTVRPAYSLMDGIVSMEGPGPGNGYPRQTGLILGSDNAAALDWTAADIMGYKVSSIPILHEIMNRGEWLSKEMTIEYPALHPDTLKIKDFKRIHILKDTGFFKKAVPAVVYNTLKNIYIPRPFFKASPCILCQNCIEICPADALTALKDNPGKKINIDYHSCIRCYCCHEVCPVDAIRIGRF
- a CDS encoding M28 family peptidase, yielding MKNSFDELLRRFCDLECDRFLFLTTLLEWKEIPFDVLSGGGKHILVSTRGSKPFLQDHCRKILVAHYDRVPGSPGANDNSAAVFMLLKHIDLLIKADYSHNTLILFTDKEELLEGNSIHDQGAWQLAELWPDSYRDKDLFIVLDMCGIGDTLIWGRTAGKLPGINLSRVNYIYESLKDLLHRYSRREDMDINDLCSDDLGFLLQGLTALQISLLPWKEAQEWKKNTPSQLPGKKIETVENIKKSIRSLPASWQINHSPEDKVGTLDLKSFQIMESFLRDLSRYQIPLP
- a CDS encoding homocysteine S-methyltransferase family protein, with the protein product MTNQEFLDFIKNPVAADGAWGTELLKAGLDQGDAPEVWNLENPGKIQEIAASYARAGSRIILTNTFGANSLKLQHRGMEEKMALINREGARLTREAGGGSYITAGDMGPTGRMVFMDEVSEEEVEEVFFSQSEALKEGGADILLLETFTDLIELTAALKGAYRTGLPVVCTLTYDLMPDGSFRTVMGHAPEEVIPVLEEHGAAAVGANCGAGIDQYVELASRICSLSRLPVWIKANAGLPVLKNNKVVYPMGADEYASHVKALLKAGVVVVGGCCGTGPEHIRGIVGEIEKYRI